The Antedon mediterranea chromosome 11, ecAntMedi1.1, whole genome shotgun sequence genome window below encodes:
- the LOC140062197 gene encoding alpha-2-macroglobulin-like produces MPSCSRQEKRSRQLIWPSYDYFISRPEDESVIGLKPLPPTCQFSFKLPIDVNSKMSPDAKLLIYYAREDREIVADSIKFKVVRGLSNQVKLQFEENMTRPGDKTILRVQSSSNSLCAIGIVDKSVELLGTTNQITNDKVFNSLTTYSYQNFDYTSKCTRSLFINKRPEDIPPPPPPPNRGRFYQKTYVKTKHLDSATVFLNAGVAFTTSLDVETRPCYEITEHHMERLWMDYQVDILVEGEAEAKQIAANPTDEVEVKKEEPAVNIRTYFPETLLWKIKRTREEDGVAKFDLKVPDTITDWKANGFCISPDSDIGIGETTTLRAFKPFFVSLTLPYSVIRNESVPLKVTVFNYLADQCLMVKLELKESSNFTTLGNDFKRKVCVCGGGSKTVQYRIVPHTLGNVLMTVSAVTKGFSKALGRRMCDGEPDRPDKQYIGLTDGVQRDLLVEPEGIEKDETQSSVICLSSNEANEKASYKVNFPENIVPGSDRVKLQLIGDIMGPALNNMNHLIRLPTGCGEQNIVKMAPNVYVLKYLINTDQIEARLKQTIVNNIRAGYQRELNYRRQDGSYSAFGQSDYDGSTWLTAFVLRTFAESDEFIKIDSNLMRESLSWLINQQNKKTGCIMSRGTLFNKAMKGGVSDEITLTAYTLITMTEAVGQKLNGGIDLASKCLVNRWDDVDSGIRNDSYSVALLAYAFKLSKHVRYQEVLRQLNELAIEENGLIHWERPEGLKPKNTCYYCRASSAEVEMTAYALLALDLEVGADLIEALKISKWLIKQQNANGGYSSTQDTVIALKALSYFSEALYTWETTQMSITATSSAGGETETFELDSSNRLLLQRMDIEKAPTTVDIEYSGTGCALIQVQTLYNIYEKPEVEVEPFSISVESIPDEKLGCQKQTVRITVSYNGEDQVSSMSIVEVKLVSGYYADKDSLKSHDTLGFKRYEANGNMLEFYFDEFTSEPLSFEFDVLQDIKVKNSKPGIVTVYDYYEAELKSVKSYKFCG; encoded by the exons ATGCCTTCTTGTTCTCGTCAAGAGAAAAGATCTCGTCAGCTAATTTGGCCTTCATACGATTATTTTATTTCCAGACCAGAAGATGAAtcag TGATAGGATTGAAACCATTGCCACCAACATGTCAATTCTCGTTTAAGTTACCTATTGATGTCAATTCTAAAATGTCACCAGACGCCAAACTTCTAATTTACTACGCTCGTGAGGATAGAGAAATTGTTGCcgattcaattaaatttaaagttgTCAGAGGTCTATCTAATCAG gttaaattacaatttgaagaaAATATGACAAGGCCTGGAGACAAAACAATACTTCGTGTTCAGTCATCATCAAATTCACTGTGTGCTATTGGAATCGTAGATAAAAGTGTTGAACTCCTTGGAACAACTAACCAAATTACCAATGATAAG GTATTCAATTCTTTAACAACCTATTCATATCAAAACTTTGACTACACTTCAAAATGTACTCGTAGCTTATTCATAAATAAACGACCAGAAGACATTCCTCCTCCACCACCACCTCCGAACAGAGGGCGCTTCTATCAAAAGACTTACGTCAAAACGAAACATTTGGATAGTGCAACTGTTTTCTTG AATGCTGGTGTTGCTTTTACGACAAGTTTAGATGTGGAAACAAGACCCTGCTATGAAATCACAG AACACCACATGGAAAGATTATGGATGGATTATCAAGTGGACATTTTAGTAGAAGGTGAAGCTGAAGCAAAACAGATAGCAGCAAATCCAACAGACGAAGTCGAAGTCAAAAAAGAAGAACCTGCAGTCAACATAAGAACATACTTTCCAGAAACACTTTTGTGGAAAATTAAAAGAACTCG tgAAGAAGATGGCGTAGCCAAGTTTGATCTGAAAGTTCCTGATACGATCACCGATTGGAAAGCAAACGGATTCTGTATATCACCCGACAGTGACATTGGTATTGGAGAAACTACAACATTACGTGCATTTAAACCGTTTTTCGTTTCTTTAACGCTTCCTTACTCGGTAATTCGCAACGAAAGTGTTCCATTGAAAGTAACGGTGTTTAACTACCTTGCTGACCAATGTCTTATG gtcAAACTTGAGCTCAAAGAAAGTAGTAACTTTACAACATTGGGTAATGACTTTAAACGTAAAGTGTGCGTTTGTGGAGGTGGGTCAAAGACTGTCCAGTACAGAATAGTACCACATACACTTGGAAATGTTCTCATGACAG TTTCTGCTGTAACCAAGGGTTTCAGTAAAGCACTTGGTCGTAGAATGTGTGACGGTGAACCTGATCGCCCAGACAAACAATACATTGGCTTGACCGATGGAGTACAGCGTGATTTGCTTGTTGAG cCTGAAGGGATAGAAAAGGATGAAACGCAGTCATCAGTTATATGTTTAAGCAGCAATGAAGCGAACGAAAAAGCAAGCTATAAAGTAAACTTCCCTGAAAACATTGTACCTGGATCGGACagagtgaaattacaattaattg GAGATATAATGGGACCAGCTCTCAACAACATGAATCATCTAATCCGGTTACCAACTGGTTGTGGAGAACAGAATATTGTAAAAATGGCGCCAAACGTTTACGTCTTAAAATACCTTATAAACACAGATCAAATCGAGGCTCGGTTAAAACAAACGATAGTTAACAACATAAGAGCAG GCTATCAACGAGAGCTGAATTATCGCAGACAAGATGGATCATATAGTGCTTTTGGTCAATCCGACTACGACGGTAGTACCTG GTTAACAGCGTTCGTATTAAGAACGTTTGCAGAATCTGATGAATTCATTAAAATAGATAGCAACCTAATGAGAGAGAGTCTTTCGTGGTTGATAAACCAACAAAACAAGAAAACAGGCTGCATCATGTCAAGAGGAACTCTATTTAACAAGGCTATGAAG GGTGGTGTTTCAGATGAAATAACGTTGACCGCATATACTTTGATAACAATGACTGAAGCTGTTGGCCAGAAGTTG AACGGAGGTATTGATCTGGCTAGCAAATGTCTTGTCAATCGATGGGATGACGTTGATTCGGGTATTCGGAATGACTCTTATTCGGTTGCATTGCTGGCGTACGCATTCAAACTCTCTAAACACGTCCGTTACCAAGAAGTGCTTAGGCAATTAAATGAACTTGCAATTGAAGAAA atGGATTAATACACTGGGAACGTCCTGAAGGTCTAAAACCTAAGAACACATGTTATTACTGCCGAGCATCTTCAGCGGAGGTAGAAATGACTGCTTACGCTCTTCTGGCGCTTGATTTAGAAGTTGGCGCCGACCTAATAGAAGCGTTAAAGATCTCTAAATGGCTGATTAAACAACAGAATGCCAATGGTGGATATTCGTCTACCCAG GACACAGTGATTGCGTTAAAAGCACTTTCATATTTTTCCGAGGCACTTTACACATGGGAAACTACCCAGATGAGTATCACAGCGACCTCGTCGGCTGGAGGTGAAACTGAAACGTTTGAATTAGACTCCTCTAATCGCCTGTTACTTCAGAGAATGGACATAGAAAAAGCACCAACAACGGTTGATATAGAGTATTCCGGGACTGGGTGTGCTCTTATACAG GTTCAAACACTCTACAACATCTATGAAAAACCAGAAGTGGAAGTAGAACCATTCAGTATCAGTGTCGAATCAATCCCAGATGAAAAGCTGGGATGCCAAAAACAGACTGTCCGAATTACCGTATC GTACAATGGTGAAGACCAAGTATCCAGTATGTCGATTGTGGAGGTTAAGCTTGTTTCTGGATACTATGCGGATAAAGATTCACTTAAAAGTCATGACACACTTGGATTCAAAAGATATGAAGCTAATGGTAACATGCTCGAGTTTTATTTTGATGAG TTCACCTCTGAGCCATTAAGCTTTGAATTTGATGTGCTACAAGATATAAAAGTAAAGAATTCTAAGCCTGGAATAGTAACCGTGTATGACTATTATGAAGCAG AATTGAAGTCTGTCAAATCTTACAAGTTTTGTGGGTAG